In one window of Falco biarmicus isolate bFalBia1 chromosome 16, bFalBia1.pri, whole genome shotgun sequence DNA:
- the TMEM167B gene encoding protein kish-B isoform X1 has translation MTNVYSLDGLLVFGLLLVCTCAYLRKVPRLKAWLLSEKRGVWGVFYKAQGTFCTHPGSCHSALTPQLLSLAPACTWLWPSPASSWLSTSWW, from the exons atgACCAACG TGTACTCGCTGGATGGGCTGCTGGTGTTCGGGCTGCTGCTGGTCTGCACCTGCGCCTACCTGCGGAAGGTGCCGCGGCTCAAGGCCTGGCTGCTCTCCGAGAAGCGTGGCGTCTGGGGCGTCTTCTACAAGG cccagggcaccTTCTGCACCCACCCCGGCTCATGCCACTCTGCCCTGACCCCCCAGCTGCTGTCATTGGCACCCGCCTGCACGTGGCTGTGGCCGTCTCCTGCGTCCTCATGGCTTTCTACGTCCTGGTGGTGA
- the TMEM167B gene encoding protein kish-B isoform X2, which produces MTNVYSLDGLLVFGLLLVCTCAYLRKVPRLKAWLLSEKRGVWGVFYKAAVIGTRLHVAVAVSCVLMAFYVLVVK; this is translated from the exons atgACCAACG TGTACTCGCTGGATGGGCTGCTGGTGTTCGGGCTGCTGCTGGTCTGCACCTGCGCCTACCTGCGGAAGGTGCCGCGGCTCAAGGCCTGGCTGCTCTCCGAGAAGCGTGGCGTCTGGGGCGTCTTCTACAAGG CTGCTGTCATTGGCACCCGCCTGCACGTGGCTGTGGCCGTCTCCTGCGTCCTCATGGCTTTCTACGTCCTGGTGGTGAAGTGA